A window from Pseudomonas alloputida encodes these proteins:
- a CDS encoding AEC family transporter encodes MFASLFAVLAPVFIVAGIGFAWARKGLDYPTDFIARVVMTVGTPSLVLSTLSRTELDPNAFTSVAVACLLCTLGMALAALLVCRASGMHWRVLLPAFMFPNTGNMGLPISLYAFGEHGLALAVAFFLTLSIVQFTIGMAISGTAASLKALLRNPIVISLAGAMPIIFLDFELPRWLANTADLLGGMTIPLMLLTLGVSLASIRLRHVGSGMLLGGLRIGLGAAVGWAVGAVLGMDSLERAVLMVQSAMPVAVFNYLMAVRANREPEQVANLVMCSTVLSFAWLPVVLAWWM; translated from the coding sequence ATGTTCGCGTCGCTGTTCGCAGTCCTGGCCCCGGTTTTCATCGTCGCCGGAATTGGTTTTGCCTGGGCCCGCAAGGGCCTGGATTACCCCACTGACTTCATCGCCCGGGTGGTAATGACCGTCGGCACACCTTCGCTGGTACTGTCCACCCTCAGCCGTACCGAGCTGGACCCGAATGCCTTTACCAGCGTGGCCGTGGCCTGCTTGCTGTGCACTCTGGGGATGGCCTTGGCTGCTTTGCTGGTGTGTCGCGCGTCGGGCATGCACTGGCGGGTACTGCTGCCGGCGTTCATGTTCCCTAACACCGGCAACATGGGCCTGCCGATCAGTCTGTATGCCTTCGGGGAGCATGGCCTGGCCCTGGCCGTGGCATTCTTCCTGACCCTGTCGATCGTGCAGTTCACCATCGGCATGGCCATCTCCGGCACGGCGGCTTCGCTCAAGGCGCTGTTGCGCAACCCTATCGTCATCAGCCTGGCCGGCGCCATGCCCATCATTTTTCTCGATTTCGAACTGCCGCGCTGGCTGGCCAACACCGCAGACCTGCTGGGCGGCATGACCATTCCGCTCATGCTGCTGACCCTGGGGGTATCACTGGCCAGCATTCGCCTGCGTCACGTGGGCAGCGGCATGCTGCTGGGCGGCTTGCGCATTGGCCTGGGGGCTGCGGTGGGCTGGGCAGTGGGCGCGGTACTGGGTATGGACAGCCTGGAGCGTGCGGTGCTGATGGTGCAGTCGGCGATGCCGGTAGCCGTGTTCAACTACCTGATGGCGGTGCGGGCCAACCGTGAGCCAGAGCAGGTGGCGAACCTGGTGATGTGTTCTACGGTGCTGTCGTTTGCCTGGTTGCCGGTGGTGCTGGCTTGGTGGATGTAA
- a CDS encoding MFS transporter, whose protein sequence is MSPRLLAMALAPLLGLFIIALGNGFMSSLTTLRLGAAGESATTIGIVSSTYFIGLTLGAIFNDRLILRIGHIRAYTSFASLIAVTILLQGLFYEVTWWSVLRLINGWAAVGVFLVIESWLLLAGDAKIRGRLLALYMIAFYGAGVIAQAGLGEITQLGDTAPFMLAGVLAALSVLPIVILPRVSPLLDQVEPLKPRQLLGVAPSGLVGCFGSGVAIAGIYALLPLYLQRIGLEVGEVGNMMAWVILGAMLLQYPVGRWSDRKDRLDVLLALAALCVVLSLVTVFLPSDSFLLPAMLFLLGGGVFTLYPVAVSHAADRAPSDALVPMIQGLLLINSLGSAMAPVAISPMMTEFGEAGLFWAFAVVNLAMVCFFMWRRGKRPAAEHPAPFTASTTFSPTGAELRVTEDLMHAAQEHPPLEPVETPATAQRSESC, encoded by the coding sequence ATGTCTCCGCGTTTGCTGGCCATGGCGCTGGCGCCCCTGCTCGGGCTGTTCATCATTGCCCTGGGCAACGGCTTCATGTCTTCCCTGACCACCCTGCGCCTGGGCGCCGCCGGTGAGTCTGCAACCACCATTGGTATCGTCTCGTCGACCTACTTCATCGGCCTGACCCTCGGCGCCATCTTCAACGACCGGCTGATCCTGCGCATCGGCCACATCCGCGCCTACACCAGCTTCGCCTCGCTGATCGCCGTGACCATCCTGCTGCAAGGGTTGTTCTACGAGGTCACCTGGTGGTCGGTGCTACGCCTGATCAACGGCTGGGCCGCAGTGGGCGTGTTCCTGGTGATCGAAAGCTGGCTGTTGCTGGCCGGTGACGCAAAGATCCGCGGCCGCTTGCTGGCGCTGTACATGATCGCCTTCTACGGCGCCGGGGTGATCGCCCAGGCTGGCCTTGGCGAAATCACCCAGCTGGGCGATACCGCCCCGTTCATGCTGGCCGGCGTGCTGGCCGCCCTGTCGGTGTTGCCGATCGTGATCCTGCCGCGGGTGTCGCCGCTGCTGGACCAAGTCGAACCCCTCAAGCCCCGCCAGTTGCTGGGCGTGGCACCGTCGGGCCTGGTCGGCTGCTTCGGCTCGGGTGTAGCGATTGCCGGCATTTATGCGCTACTGCCACTGTACTTGCAGCGCATCGGCCTGGAGGTGGGTGAGGTCGGCAACATGATGGCCTGGGTGATCCTTGGCGCGATGCTGCTGCAATACCCGGTCGGGCGCTGGTCCGACCGCAAGGACCGCCTCGATGTGCTGCTCGCGCTGGCCGCGTTGTGCGTTGTCCTGTCGCTTGTAACGGTGTTCCTGCCATCGGACTCGTTCCTGCTGCCGGCCATGCTGTTCCTGCTGGGTGGTGGCGTGTTCACCCTGTACCCGGTGGCGGTCAGCCATGCGGCCGACCGCGCGCCGTCCGATGCGCTGGTGCCGATGATCCAGGGCCTGCTGCTGATCAACTCGCTGGGCTCGGCCATGGCACCGGTGGCCATTTCGCCGATGATGACCGAGTTTGGCGAGGCTGGGCTGTTCTGGGCGTTTGCCGTGGTCAACCTGGCCATGGTGTGCTTCTTCATGTGGCGCCGCGGCAAGCGCCCGGCGGCAGAGCACCCGGCGCCGTTCACCGCTTCGACCACCTTCTCGCCAACCGGTGCCGAGTTGCGGGTGACCGAAGACCTGATGCATGCGGCGCAGGAGCATCCGCCGCTGGAGCCGGTCGAAACCCCGGCAACCGCACAGCGCTCGGAATCCTGTTGA
- a CDS encoding YbhB/YbcL family Raf kinase inhibitor-like protein has protein sequence MHLRHWLFAALLPCTALAAAGGQGAMSVSSSSFTDGGVIALQQVGQDPACGAGEERTPQLSWDNLPAGTRSLALIMFDPDGGKGVGVVHWVAYNIDPEHDGLKEGMAGVSGPYVTVGRNSRGTQSYRGPCPPAGDNPHHYALTLIATDLPLGTLPEGLDRSGLLQLLQGHALGAQSLVGRYGH, from the coding sequence ATGCACCTCAGACACTGGCTGTTCGCTGCTTTGCTGCCCTGCACAGCGTTGGCCGCCGCAGGCGGCCAAGGCGCGATGTCGGTCAGTTCCTCGTCTTTCACTGATGGCGGCGTCATTGCCCTGCAACAGGTCGGCCAGGACCCGGCATGCGGTGCCGGTGAAGAGCGGACCCCGCAACTGAGCTGGGACAACCTGCCCGCAGGTACGCGGTCGCTGGCCCTGATCATGTTCGACCCGGACGGTGGCAAGGGTGTGGGTGTGGTGCACTGGGTGGCCTACAACATCGATCCCGAACACGATGGGCTCAAGGAAGGCATGGCGGGGGTGAGCGGCCCCTACGTGACAGTGGGCCGCAACTCCCGTGGCACCCAGAGCTACCGCGGCCCCTGTCCACCCGCCGGCGACAACCCCCATCATTACGCCCTGACCCTGATTGCCACCGACCTGCCCTTGGGTACCTTGCCCGAGGGGCTGGACCGCAGCGGCCTGCTGCAACTGCTGCAAGGCCACGCCCTAGGGGCGCAGAGCCTGGTCGGGCGCTACGGCCATTGA